The Stigmatella aurantiaca DW4/3-1 genome contains the following window.
AGACGCCGGCCTCCAGGCTTTCAAGCTTCGCCTGAACTCTCCTGCTTCAGCCAGGGAGACAGGCAAAAGGAGGGTGGCAGGCGCCACCCTCCTCACCCGGTTACTCCAAGGTCCAGGCCACCGTGCCGCTGCACGAGGTGTTCTTGTAGCAGCCCGCCCGGATTTGCAGCGTGCCGGCCGCGGAGGCGGTGTAGCTCAGGTTCGAGCCCGTGCCGCCGCAGGAGTCGTCATTGAAGGCGACCTGTGCACCGGAGGTGTCGTAGAGGCGCAGGTAAGTGTCTCCCGTGAAGGTGCCGCCCGTGACCCCGCACGTGCCGAGGGTGATCTTCTGGCCCGCGCTGACCGTCACGCTCTTGTTCACCGTGCTCTGCTGGGCGCTGTTGGTGTTGGTGGCACTGAAGGTGTAGGAGCCTCCAGTGGCCGGTGGGGGCGTGGTCAGCGCCCACACCACGGTGCCCTCGCAGCTGCCCGAGGAGTAGCAGCCCGCGCGGATCTCGTAGTTGCCGCTGGTGGCCACGGTGTAGGTGAAGTTGGAGGACTGGCCCCCACAGGCGTCGTCATTGGAGGCCGCCAGGGTGCCTCCCGGCGCGATCAGGCGCAGGAAGGTGTCGCCCGAGGCCGTGGCACCCGTCAGGCCACACGTGCCCACGGTGAGCGTCTGGCCGGCGGTGAGGGCCAGCACCTTGTTGGTGGTGTTCTGCTGGGCGCTGTTGGTGTCGCTGGCGCGGTAGGTGAAGCTGTTGGCCGGGGGCTCGGGAGGCTCCGGCGGCTCGCTGCCACACAGCCGCAGGCTGCCCGCGCCCGCGCAGAGGGCGTCGATGGCGGGGCCCACATAGGTGATGTCCTCGCCCCGGCAGCCCGTCTGCGTGCATACGTTCACCACGCGGCAGCTGCCATTGGAGACGTAGTCCGTCTCGCCCCGCACCAGGATGCCGGCCACGGTGTAGCCGCTCATTTCGTACACGCCCGAGCCGGAGTTGCCGCCGAAGGTGTCCGTGTTGGCGATGAAGTAGTCCAGCGTGCCGGCGCGCGCATCGCGCACCGTGCCGCCCGAGTCGATCTTGAATGGAACCCCACTGCCCGAGCCGATGACCGTCACCGGCTGGCCCGCCGCGAGGGCCGTCCGGGCCGCCCGCACCGGGGCGGGCGAGAAGCGGGGCGTGGCCGGGCGGTCCAGGCGGAGGATGGCAAAGTCCAGGTTGCGGCCATTCACCGTGGCCTGCTGGCGCGCGACGATGGACTGGCAGCTGAAGATGTCCGCGGTGGTCACCGGCTCCAGCGTGGAGGCCCCTGGCCGGTAGAACTTGAAGACGAGGCGCGTGGTGGTGCAGGCCGAGGCGCTGGTGACGCAGTGGCCCGCGGTGAGCACCAGGTCGTCGTCAATCAGCGTGCCCGAGCAGAAGGCGGGGGTGGGATCCTCCAGGAAGCGCTCGGTGGCGCACAGGTTGTAGGACGCGCGGAGCGTCGGTGCATTGAAGGTGACGTTGTTCGGGTTGGTGGCGTTGAAGGCACTGGGGTTCATCAACGCCACGGTGGCCTGCTGGGCCCGGGCGCGCAGGGTGGCATCCGGGTGGGCATAGACGTCCATCCGGTCGTCGGTGCCATAGACGACGGGGGTTTGGGACTCTCCCAGGGCGGGGGGGCTGGCCGGAGTGTCTTCCGCCTCTTGGCCGCAGCCGACGGCAAGGGCGGTACAGAGCAGGGTGCCCAGGACTTGGGCGCGCGCGAATGCGCGGATCCTTCGGGTTTTCATGGGGGAATTGTCTCCGGCAATGAGGGATGACTCACCCAGACGGCGGTGAGGGACTGGCAGGATGCATAAAGTCCCTCCCCTTGTCTCTCCGTCCCACTGCCAGAACCCTCGAAATTTCATTCGAGGGCGCCGAGAACCGGACGGTGGGGGCTATTCGTCGTCCGGGTTCTTTAGCCAGGCCAACGCTTCGTCGCGTGTCTCGAAGGTGCGCGCCGGAATGTTGAGCATGGCCTGCTTTGTCATCCTCCAGGCCTGAAGGCCCGAGGCCGCGGTGGACACGACGCGGGCCGAGCGCTTCATGCCCTTGAGCTGGGCGAACGCATTGAGCTTTGCCATCACCGCGACCATCGTGGCGGACATGACCCGGAGCTGAGACTGGTCCACCAGCGCGCTCCACTCGCCGAGCCCCTCGATGATCTCCCTCACGCGCGACAGGTACTCGTCCACATCCTGCTGGGAAGGTTGGGGGGGATAGACGACTTCAAGGATGCGCTCGGGCTGGTGAACGGTGATCTGGAAGGGCATGCGGGTTTGGACTCCAAGGCACGGCGGGGACGG
Protein-coding sequences here:
- a CDS encoding trypsin-like serine peptidase, whose amino-acid sequence is MKTRRIRAFARAQVLGTLLCTALAVGCGQEAEDTPASPPALGESQTPVVYGTDDRMDVYAHPDATLRARAQQATVALMNPSAFNATNPNNVTFNAPTLRASYNLCATERFLEDPTPAFCSGTLIDDDLVLTAGHCVTSASACTTTRLVFKFYRPGASTLEPVTTADIFSCQSIVARQQATVNGRNLDFAILRLDRPATPRFSPAPVRAARTALAAGQPVTVIGSGSGVPFKIDSGGTVRDARAGTLDYFIANTDTFGGNSGSGVYEMSGYTVAGILVRGETDYVSNGSCRVVNVCTQTGCRGEDITYVGPAIDALCAGAGSLRLCGSEPPEPPEPPANSFTYRASDTNSAQQNTTNKVLALTAGQTLTVGTCGLTGATASGDTFLRLIAPGGTLAASNDDACGGQSSNFTYTVATSGNYEIRAGCYSSGSCEGTVVWALTTPPPATGGSYTFSATNTNSAQQSTVNKSVTVSAGQKITLGTCGVTGGTFTGDTYLRLYDTSGAQVAFNDDSCGGTGSNLSYTASAAGTLQIRAGCYKNTSCSGTVAWTLE
- a CDS encoding STAS/SEC14 domain-containing protein, whose product is MPFQITVHQPERILEVVYPPQPSQQDVDEYLSRVREIIEGLGEWSALVDQSQLRVMSATMVAVMAKLNAFAQLKGMKRSARVVSTAASGLQAWRMTKQAMLNIPARTFETRDEALAWLKNPDDE